From the genome of Gorilla gorilla gorilla isolate KB3781 chromosome 4, NHGRI_mGorGor1-v2.1_pri, whole genome shotgun sequence, one region includes:
- the NEK8 gene encoding serine/threonine-protein kinase Nek8 isoform X3: MEKYERIRVVGRGAFGIVHLCLRKADQKLVIIKQIPVEQMTKEERQAAQNECQVLKLLNHPNVIEYYENFLEDKALMIAMEYAPGGTLAEFIQKRCNSLLEEETILHFFVQILLALHHVHTHLILHRDLKTQNILLDKHRMVVKIGDFGISKILSSKSKAYTVVGTPCYISPELCEGKPYNQKSDIWALGCVLYELASLKRAFEAANLPALVLKIMSGTFAPISDRYSPELRQLVLSLLSLEPAQRPPLSHIMAQPLCIRALLNLHTDVGSVRMRRAEKSVAPSSTGSRTTRVRCRGIPRGPVRPAIPPPLSSVYAWGGGLGTPLRLPMLNTEVVQVAAGRTQKAGVTRSGRLILWEAPPLGAGGGSLLPGAVEQPQPQFVSRFLEGQSGVTIKHVACGDFFTACLTDRGIIMTFGSGSNGCLGHGSLTDISQPTIVEALLGYEMVQVACGASHVLALSTERELFAWGRGDSGRLGLGTRESHSCPQQVPMPPGQEAQRVVCGIDSSMILTVPGQALACGSNRFNKLGLDHLSLGEEPVPHQQMEEALSFTLLGSAPLDQEPLLSIDLGTAHSAAVTASGDCYTFGSNQHGQLGTNARRGSRAPCKVQGLEGIKMAMVACGDAFTVAIGAEGEVYSWGKGARGRLGRRDEDAGLPRPVQLDETHPYTVTSVSCCHGNTLLAVRSVTDEPVPP; the protein is encoded by the exons GATTGTGCACCTGTGCCTGCGAAAGGCTGACCAGAAGCTGGTGATCATCAAGCAGATTCCAGTGGAACAGATGACCAAGGAAGAGCGGCAGGCAGCCCAGAATGAGTGCCAGGTCCTCAAGCTGCTCAACCACCCCAATGTCATTGAGTACTACGAGAACTTCCTGGAAGACAAAGCCCTTATGATCGCCATGGAATATGCACCAG GCGGCACTCTGGCTGAGTTCATCCAAAAGCGCTGTAATTCCCTGCTGGAGGAGGAGACCATCCTGCACTTCTTCGTGCAGATCCTGCTTGCACTGCATCATGTGCACACCCACCTCATCCTGCACCGAGACCTCAAGACCCAGAACATCCTGCTTGACAAACACCGCATGGTCGTCAAGATCGGTGATTTCGGCATCTCCAAGATCCTTAGCAGCAAGAGCAAGGCCTACACG GTGGTGGGTACCCCATGCTATATCTCCCCTGAGCTGTGTGAGGGCAAGCCCTACAACCAGAAGAGTGACATCTGGGCCCTGGGCTGTGTCCTCTACGAGCTGGCCAGCCTCAAGAGGGCtttcgaggctgcg AACTTGCCAGCACTGGTGCTGAAGATCATGAGCGGCACCTTTGCACCTATCTCTGACCGGTACAGCCCTGAGCTTCGCCAGCTGGTCCTGAGTCTACTCAGCCTGGAGCCTGCCCAGCGGCCACCACTCAGCCACATCATGGCACAGCCCCTCTGCATCCGTGCCCTCCTCAACCTCCACACCGACGTGGGCAGTGTCCGCATGCGGAG GGCAGAGAAGTCCGTGGCCCCCAGCAGCACAGGGAGCAGGACCACCCGTGTCCGCTGCAGAG GTATCCCCCGGGGACCTGTGAGGCCAGCCATCCCACCACCACTGTCGTCAGTGTATGCCTGGGGTGGTGGGCTGGGCACCCCCCTGCGGCTGCCAATGCTCAACACAGAGGTGGTCCAGGTGGCAGCTGGGCGCACGCAGAAAGCTGGCGTCACGCGCTCTGGGCGTCTCATCCTGTGGGAG gcCCCACCCCTAGGTGCAGGCGGAGGCAGTCTCCTCCCTGGGGCAGTGGAGCAGCCACAGCCCCAGTTCGTCTCGCGTTTCCTGGAGGGCCAGTCGGGCGTGACCATCAAGCACGTGGCCTGCGGGGACTTCTTCACTGCCTGCCTGACTG ACCGAGGCATCATCATGACATTCGGCAGCGGCAGCAATGGGTGCCTAGGCCACGGCAGCCTCACTGACATCAGCCAG CCCACCATTGTGGAGGCTTTGCTGGGCTATGAAATGGTGCAGGTGGCCTGTGGGGCCTCTCATGTGCTGGCCCTGTCCACTGAGCGAGAACTATTTGCCTGGGGCCGTGGAGACAGCG GCAGACTGGGGCTAGGCACCAGGGAGTCCCACAGCTGCCCTCAGCAGGTGCCCATGCCCCCAGGACAGGAAGCTCAGCGAGTTGTATGTGGCATCGATTCCTCCATGATcctcactgtgcctggccaagcccTAGCCTGTGGAAGCAACAG GTTCAACAAGCTGGGCCTGGACCACCTCTCCCTGGGGGAGGAGCCTGTCCCCCACCAGCAAATGGAGGAGGCCCTGAGCTTCACACTACTAGGCTCTGCACCCCTGGACCAGGAGCCTCTGCTGAGTATAGACCTGGGCACTGCTCACTCAGCTGCTGTGACTG CCTCGGGTGATTGCTACACTTTTGGCAGCAATCAGCACGGGCAGTTGGGCACCAATGCTCGCCGAGGCAGTCGGGCACCCTGTAAGGTCCAAGGCCTTGAGGGCATCAAGATGGCAATGGTAGCCTGTGGGGATGCCTTCACTGTAGCTATTGGGGCAG AGGGCGAAGTGTACTCTTGGGGCAAAGGGGCGCGAGGTCGATTGGGAAGGAGGGATGAGGATGCCGGACTCCCTCGGCCAGTGCAATTGGATGAGACACACCCTTACACGGTGACTTCCGTGTCCTGTTGCCATGGAAACACCCTCCTGGCTGTTCGAT CGGTCACAGATGAGCCGGTCCCCCCCTGA
- the NEK8 gene encoding serine/threonine-protein kinase Nek8 isoform X1, which translates to MSTEGRLPLLQRVCVKGELRVLTSAALTSRDGPRPCHVLFRIVHLCLRKADQKLVIIKQIPVEQMTKEERQAAQNECQVLKLLNHPNVIEYYENFLEDKALMIAMEYAPGGTLAEFIQKRCNSLLEEETILHFFVQILLALHHVHTHLILHRDLKTQNILLDKHRMVVKIGDFGISKILSSKSKAYTVVGTPCYISPELCEGKPYNQKSDIWALGCVLYELASLKRAFEAANLPALVLKIMSGTFAPISDRYSPELRQLVLSLLSLEPAQRPPLSHIMAQPLCIRALLNLHTDVGSVRMRRAEKSVAPSSTGSRTTRVRCRGIPRGPVRPAIPPPLSSVYAWGGGLGTPLRLPMLNTEVVQVAAGRTQKAGVTRSGRLILWEAPPLGAGGGSLLPGAVEQPQPQFVSRFLEGQSGVTIKHVACGDFFTACLTDRGIIMTFGSGSNGCLGHGSLTDISQPTIVEALLGYEMVQVACGASHVLALSTERELFAWGRGDSGRLGLGTRESHSCPQQVPMPPGQEAQRVVCGIDSSMILTVPGQALACGSNRFNKLGLDHLSLGEEPVPHQQMEEALSFTLLGSAPLDQEPLLSIDLGTAHSAAVTASGDCYTFGSNQHGQLGTNARRGSRAPCKVQGLEGIKMAMVACGDAFTVAIGAEGEVYSWGKGARGRLGRRDEDAGLPRPVQLDETHPYTVTSVSCCHGNTLLAVRSVTDEPVPP; encoded by the exons GATTGTGCACCTGTGCCTGCGAAAGGCTGACCAGAAGCTGGTGATCATCAAGCAGATTCCAGTGGAACAGATGACCAAGGAAGAGCGGCAGGCAGCCCAGAATGAGTGCCAGGTCCTCAAGCTGCTCAACCACCCCAATGTCATTGAGTACTACGAGAACTTCCTGGAAGACAAAGCCCTTATGATCGCCATGGAATATGCACCAG GCGGCACTCTGGCTGAGTTCATCCAAAAGCGCTGTAATTCCCTGCTGGAGGAGGAGACCATCCTGCACTTCTTCGTGCAGATCCTGCTTGCACTGCATCATGTGCACACCCACCTCATCCTGCACCGAGACCTCAAGACCCAGAACATCCTGCTTGACAAACACCGCATGGTCGTCAAGATCGGTGATTTCGGCATCTCCAAGATCCTTAGCAGCAAGAGCAAGGCCTACACG GTGGTGGGTACCCCATGCTATATCTCCCCTGAGCTGTGTGAGGGCAAGCCCTACAACCAGAAGAGTGACATCTGGGCCCTGGGCTGTGTCCTCTACGAGCTGGCCAGCCTCAAGAGGGCtttcgaggctgcg AACTTGCCAGCACTGGTGCTGAAGATCATGAGCGGCACCTTTGCACCTATCTCTGACCGGTACAGCCCTGAGCTTCGCCAGCTGGTCCTGAGTCTACTCAGCCTGGAGCCTGCCCAGCGGCCACCACTCAGCCACATCATGGCACAGCCCCTCTGCATCCGTGCCCTCCTCAACCTCCACACCGACGTGGGCAGTGTCCGCATGCGGAG GGCAGAGAAGTCCGTGGCCCCCAGCAGCACAGGGAGCAGGACCACCCGTGTCCGCTGCAGAG GTATCCCCCGGGGACCTGTGAGGCCAGCCATCCCACCACCACTGTCGTCAGTGTATGCCTGGGGTGGTGGGCTGGGCACCCCCCTGCGGCTGCCAATGCTCAACACAGAGGTGGTCCAGGTGGCAGCTGGGCGCACGCAGAAAGCTGGCGTCACGCGCTCTGGGCGTCTCATCCTGTGGGAG gcCCCACCCCTAGGTGCAGGCGGAGGCAGTCTCCTCCCTGGGGCAGTGGAGCAGCCACAGCCCCAGTTCGTCTCGCGTTTCCTGGAGGGCCAGTCGGGCGTGACCATCAAGCACGTGGCCTGCGGGGACTTCTTCACTGCCTGCCTGACTG ACCGAGGCATCATCATGACATTCGGCAGCGGCAGCAATGGGTGCCTAGGCCACGGCAGCCTCACTGACATCAGCCAG CCCACCATTGTGGAGGCTTTGCTGGGCTATGAAATGGTGCAGGTGGCCTGTGGGGCCTCTCATGTGCTGGCCCTGTCCACTGAGCGAGAACTATTTGCCTGGGGCCGTGGAGACAGCG GCAGACTGGGGCTAGGCACCAGGGAGTCCCACAGCTGCCCTCAGCAGGTGCCCATGCCCCCAGGACAGGAAGCTCAGCGAGTTGTATGTGGCATCGATTCCTCCATGATcctcactgtgcctggccaagcccTAGCCTGTGGAAGCAACAG GTTCAACAAGCTGGGCCTGGACCACCTCTCCCTGGGGGAGGAGCCTGTCCCCCACCAGCAAATGGAGGAGGCCCTGAGCTTCACACTACTAGGCTCTGCACCCCTGGACCAGGAGCCTCTGCTGAGTATAGACCTGGGCACTGCTCACTCAGCTGCTGTGACTG CCTCGGGTGATTGCTACACTTTTGGCAGCAATCAGCACGGGCAGTTGGGCACCAATGCTCGCCGAGGCAGTCGGGCACCCTGTAAGGTCCAAGGCCTTGAGGGCATCAAGATGGCAATGGTAGCCTGTGGGGATGCCTTCACTGTAGCTATTGGGGCAG AGGGCGAAGTGTACTCTTGGGGCAAAGGGGCGCGAGGTCGATTGGGAAGGAGGGATGAGGATGCCGGACTCCCTCGGCCAGTGCAATTGGATGAGACACACCCTTACACGGTGACTTCCGTGTCCTGTTGCCATGGAAACACCCTCCTGGCTGTTCGAT CGGTCACAGATGAGCCGGTCCCCCCCTGA
- the NEK8 gene encoding serine/threonine-protein kinase Nek8 isoform X2, giving the protein MSTEGRLPLLQRVCVKGELRVLTSAALTSRDGPRPCHVLFRIVHLCLRKADQKLVIIKQIPVEQMTKEERQAAQNECQVLKLLNHPNVIEYYENFLEDKALMIAMEYAPGGTLAEFIQKRCNSLLEEETILHFFVQILLALHHVHTHLILHRDLKTQNILLDKHRMVVKIGDFGISKILSSKSKAYTVVGTPCYISPELCEGKPYNQKSDIWALGCVLYELASLKRAFEAANLPALVLKIMSGTFAPISDRYSPELRQLVLSLLSLEPAQRPPLSHIMAQPLCIRALLNLHTDVGSVRMRRAEKSVAPSSTGSRTTRVRCRGIPRGPVRPAIPPPLSSVYAWGGGLGTPLRLPMLNTEVVQVAAGRTQKAGVTRSGRLILWEAPPLGAGGGSLLPGAVEQPQPQFVSRFLEGQSGVTIKHVACGDFFTACLTDRGIIMTFGSGSNGCLGHGSLTDISQPTIVEALLGYEMVQVACGASHVLALSTERELFAWGRGDSGRLGLGTRESHSCPQQVPMPPGQEAQRVVCGIDSSMILTVPGQALACGSNRFNKLGLDHLSLGEEPVPHQQMEEALSFTLLGSAPLDQEPLLSIDLGTAHSAAVTASGDCYTFGSNQHGQLGTNARRGSRAPCKVQGLEGIKMAMVACGDAFTVAIGAEGEVYSWGKGARGRLGRRDEDAGLPRPVQLDETHPYTVTSVSCCHGNTLLAVR; this is encoded by the exons GATTGTGCACCTGTGCCTGCGAAAGGCTGACCAGAAGCTGGTGATCATCAAGCAGATTCCAGTGGAACAGATGACCAAGGAAGAGCGGCAGGCAGCCCAGAATGAGTGCCAGGTCCTCAAGCTGCTCAACCACCCCAATGTCATTGAGTACTACGAGAACTTCCTGGAAGACAAAGCCCTTATGATCGCCATGGAATATGCACCAG GCGGCACTCTGGCTGAGTTCATCCAAAAGCGCTGTAATTCCCTGCTGGAGGAGGAGACCATCCTGCACTTCTTCGTGCAGATCCTGCTTGCACTGCATCATGTGCACACCCACCTCATCCTGCACCGAGACCTCAAGACCCAGAACATCCTGCTTGACAAACACCGCATGGTCGTCAAGATCGGTGATTTCGGCATCTCCAAGATCCTTAGCAGCAAGAGCAAGGCCTACACG GTGGTGGGTACCCCATGCTATATCTCCCCTGAGCTGTGTGAGGGCAAGCCCTACAACCAGAAGAGTGACATCTGGGCCCTGGGCTGTGTCCTCTACGAGCTGGCCAGCCTCAAGAGGGCtttcgaggctgcg AACTTGCCAGCACTGGTGCTGAAGATCATGAGCGGCACCTTTGCACCTATCTCTGACCGGTACAGCCCTGAGCTTCGCCAGCTGGTCCTGAGTCTACTCAGCCTGGAGCCTGCCCAGCGGCCACCACTCAGCCACATCATGGCACAGCCCCTCTGCATCCGTGCCCTCCTCAACCTCCACACCGACGTGGGCAGTGTCCGCATGCGGAG GGCAGAGAAGTCCGTGGCCCCCAGCAGCACAGGGAGCAGGACCACCCGTGTCCGCTGCAGAG GTATCCCCCGGGGACCTGTGAGGCCAGCCATCCCACCACCACTGTCGTCAGTGTATGCCTGGGGTGGTGGGCTGGGCACCCCCCTGCGGCTGCCAATGCTCAACACAGAGGTGGTCCAGGTGGCAGCTGGGCGCACGCAGAAAGCTGGCGTCACGCGCTCTGGGCGTCTCATCCTGTGGGAG gcCCCACCCCTAGGTGCAGGCGGAGGCAGTCTCCTCCCTGGGGCAGTGGAGCAGCCACAGCCCCAGTTCGTCTCGCGTTTCCTGGAGGGCCAGTCGGGCGTGACCATCAAGCACGTGGCCTGCGGGGACTTCTTCACTGCCTGCCTGACTG ACCGAGGCATCATCATGACATTCGGCAGCGGCAGCAATGGGTGCCTAGGCCACGGCAGCCTCACTGACATCAGCCAG CCCACCATTGTGGAGGCTTTGCTGGGCTATGAAATGGTGCAGGTGGCCTGTGGGGCCTCTCATGTGCTGGCCCTGTCCACTGAGCGAGAACTATTTGCCTGGGGCCGTGGAGACAGCG GCAGACTGGGGCTAGGCACCAGGGAGTCCCACAGCTGCCCTCAGCAGGTGCCCATGCCCCCAGGACAGGAAGCTCAGCGAGTTGTATGTGGCATCGATTCCTCCATGATcctcactgtgcctggccaagcccTAGCCTGTGGAAGCAACAG GTTCAACAAGCTGGGCCTGGACCACCTCTCCCTGGGGGAGGAGCCTGTCCCCCACCAGCAAATGGAGGAGGCCCTGAGCTTCACACTACTAGGCTCTGCACCCCTGGACCAGGAGCCTCTGCTGAGTATAGACCTGGGCACTGCTCACTCAGCTGCTGTGACTG CCTCGGGTGATTGCTACACTTTTGGCAGCAATCAGCACGGGCAGTTGGGCACCAATGCTCGCCGAGGCAGTCGGGCACCCTGTAAGGTCCAAGGCCTTGAGGGCATCAAGATGGCAATGGTAGCCTGTGGGGATGCCTTCACTGTAGCTATTGGGGCAG AGGGCGAAGTGTACTCTTGGGGCAAAGGGGCGCGAGGTCGATTGGGAAGGAGGGATGAGGATGCCGGACTCCCTCGGCCAGTGCAATTGGATGAGACACACCCTTACACGGTGACTTCCGTGTCCTGTTGCCATGGAAACACCCTCCTGGCTGTTCGAT GA
- the NEK8 gene encoding serine/threonine-protein kinase Nek8 isoform X4, which translates to MEKYERIRVVGRGAFGIVHLCLRKADQKLVIIKQIPVEQMTKEERQAAQNECQVLKLLNHPNVIEYYENFLEDKALMIAMEYAPGGTLAEFIQKRCNSLLEEETILHFFVQILLALHHVHTHLILHRDLKTQNILLDKHRMVVKIGDFGISKILSSKSKAYTVVGTPCYISPELCEGKPYNQKSDIWALGCVLYELASLKRAFEAANLPALVLKIMSGTFAPISDRYSPELRQLVLSLLSLEPAQRPPLSHIMAQPLCIRALLNLHTDVGSVRMRRAEKSVAPSSTGSRTTRVRCRGIPRGPVRPAIPPPLSSVYAWGGGLGTPLRLPMLNTEVVQVAAGRTQKAGVTRSGRLILWEAPPLGAGGGSLLPGAVEQPQPQFVSRFLEGQSGVTIKHVACGDFFTACLTDRGIIMTFGSGSNGCLGHGSLTDISQPTIVEALLGYEMVQVACGASHVLALSTERELFAWGRGDSGRLGLGTRESHSCPQQVPMPPGQEAQRVVCGIDSSMILTVPGQALACGSNRFNKLGLDHLSLGEEPVPHQQMEEALSFTLLGSAPLDQEPLLSIDLGTAHSAAVTASGDCYTFGSNQHGQLGTNARRGSRAPCKVQGLEGIKMAMVACGDAFTVAIGAEGEVYSWGKGARGRLGRRDEDAGLPRPVQLDETHPYTVTSVSCCHGNTLLAVR; encoded by the exons GATTGTGCACCTGTGCCTGCGAAAGGCTGACCAGAAGCTGGTGATCATCAAGCAGATTCCAGTGGAACAGATGACCAAGGAAGAGCGGCAGGCAGCCCAGAATGAGTGCCAGGTCCTCAAGCTGCTCAACCACCCCAATGTCATTGAGTACTACGAGAACTTCCTGGAAGACAAAGCCCTTATGATCGCCATGGAATATGCACCAG GCGGCACTCTGGCTGAGTTCATCCAAAAGCGCTGTAATTCCCTGCTGGAGGAGGAGACCATCCTGCACTTCTTCGTGCAGATCCTGCTTGCACTGCATCATGTGCACACCCACCTCATCCTGCACCGAGACCTCAAGACCCAGAACATCCTGCTTGACAAACACCGCATGGTCGTCAAGATCGGTGATTTCGGCATCTCCAAGATCCTTAGCAGCAAGAGCAAGGCCTACACG GTGGTGGGTACCCCATGCTATATCTCCCCTGAGCTGTGTGAGGGCAAGCCCTACAACCAGAAGAGTGACATCTGGGCCCTGGGCTGTGTCCTCTACGAGCTGGCCAGCCTCAAGAGGGCtttcgaggctgcg AACTTGCCAGCACTGGTGCTGAAGATCATGAGCGGCACCTTTGCACCTATCTCTGACCGGTACAGCCCTGAGCTTCGCCAGCTGGTCCTGAGTCTACTCAGCCTGGAGCCTGCCCAGCGGCCACCACTCAGCCACATCATGGCACAGCCCCTCTGCATCCGTGCCCTCCTCAACCTCCACACCGACGTGGGCAGTGTCCGCATGCGGAG GGCAGAGAAGTCCGTGGCCCCCAGCAGCACAGGGAGCAGGACCACCCGTGTCCGCTGCAGAG GTATCCCCCGGGGACCTGTGAGGCCAGCCATCCCACCACCACTGTCGTCAGTGTATGCCTGGGGTGGTGGGCTGGGCACCCCCCTGCGGCTGCCAATGCTCAACACAGAGGTGGTCCAGGTGGCAGCTGGGCGCACGCAGAAAGCTGGCGTCACGCGCTCTGGGCGTCTCATCCTGTGGGAG gcCCCACCCCTAGGTGCAGGCGGAGGCAGTCTCCTCCCTGGGGCAGTGGAGCAGCCACAGCCCCAGTTCGTCTCGCGTTTCCTGGAGGGCCAGTCGGGCGTGACCATCAAGCACGTGGCCTGCGGGGACTTCTTCACTGCCTGCCTGACTG ACCGAGGCATCATCATGACATTCGGCAGCGGCAGCAATGGGTGCCTAGGCCACGGCAGCCTCACTGACATCAGCCAG CCCACCATTGTGGAGGCTTTGCTGGGCTATGAAATGGTGCAGGTGGCCTGTGGGGCCTCTCATGTGCTGGCCCTGTCCACTGAGCGAGAACTATTTGCCTGGGGCCGTGGAGACAGCG GCAGACTGGGGCTAGGCACCAGGGAGTCCCACAGCTGCCCTCAGCAGGTGCCCATGCCCCCAGGACAGGAAGCTCAGCGAGTTGTATGTGGCATCGATTCCTCCATGATcctcactgtgcctggccaagcccTAGCCTGTGGAAGCAACAG GTTCAACAAGCTGGGCCTGGACCACCTCTCCCTGGGGGAGGAGCCTGTCCCCCACCAGCAAATGGAGGAGGCCCTGAGCTTCACACTACTAGGCTCTGCACCCCTGGACCAGGAGCCTCTGCTGAGTATAGACCTGGGCACTGCTCACTCAGCTGCTGTGACTG CCTCGGGTGATTGCTACACTTTTGGCAGCAATCAGCACGGGCAGTTGGGCACCAATGCTCGCCGAGGCAGTCGGGCACCCTGTAAGGTCCAAGGCCTTGAGGGCATCAAGATGGCAATGGTAGCCTGTGGGGATGCCTTCACTGTAGCTATTGGGGCAG AGGGCGAAGTGTACTCTTGGGGCAAAGGGGCGCGAGGTCGATTGGGAAGGAGGGATGAGGATGCCGGACTCCCTCGGCCAGTGCAATTGGATGAGACACACCCTTACACGGTGACTTCCGTGTCCTGTTGCCATGGAAACACCCTCCTGGCTGTTCGAT GA
- the NEK8 gene encoding serine/threonine-protein kinase Nek8 isoform X6 gives MEKYERIRVVGRGAFGIVHLCLRKADQKLVIIKQIPVEQMTKEERQAAQNECQVLKLLNHPNVIEYYENFLEDKALMIAMEYAPGGTLAEFIQKRCNSLLEEETILHFFVQILLALHHVHTHLILHRDLKTQNILLDKHRMVVKIGDFGISKILSSKSKAYTVVGTPCYISPELCEGKPYNQKSDIWALGCVLYELASLKRAFEAANLPALVLKIMSGTFAPISDRYSPELRQLVLSLLSLEPAQRPPLSHIMAQPLCIRALLNLHTDVGSVRMRRAEKSVAPSSTGSRTTRVRCRGIPRGPVRPAIPPPLSSVYAWGGGLGTPLRLPMLNTEVVQVAAGRTQKAGVTRSGRLILWEAPPLGAGGGSLLPGAVEQPQPQFVSRFLEGQSGVTIKHVACGDFFTACLTDRGIIMTFGSGSNGCLGHGSLTDISQPTIVEALLGYEMVQVACGASHVLALSTERELFAWGRGDSGRLGLGTRESHSCPQQVPMPPGQEAQRVVCGIDSSMILTVPGQALACGSNRFNKLGLDHLSLGEEPVPHQQMEEALSFTLLGSAPLDQEPLLSIDLGTAHSAAVTEGEVYSWGKGARGRLGRRDEDAGLPRPVQLDETHPYTVTSVSCCHGNTLLAVRSVTDEPVPP, from the exons GATTGTGCACCTGTGCCTGCGAAAGGCTGACCAGAAGCTGGTGATCATCAAGCAGATTCCAGTGGAACAGATGACCAAGGAAGAGCGGCAGGCAGCCCAGAATGAGTGCCAGGTCCTCAAGCTGCTCAACCACCCCAATGTCATTGAGTACTACGAGAACTTCCTGGAAGACAAAGCCCTTATGATCGCCATGGAATATGCACCAG GCGGCACTCTGGCTGAGTTCATCCAAAAGCGCTGTAATTCCCTGCTGGAGGAGGAGACCATCCTGCACTTCTTCGTGCAGATCCTGCTTGCACTGCATCATGTGCACACCCACCTCATCCTGCACCGAGACCTCAAGACCCAGAACATCCTGCTTGACAAACACCGCATGGTCGTCAAGATCGGTGATTTCGGCATCTCCAAGATCCTTAGCAGCAAGAGCAAGGCCTACACG GTGGTGGGTACCCCATGCTATATCTCCCCTGAGCTGTGTGAGGGCAAGCCCTACAACCAGAAGAGTGACATCTGGGCCCTGGGCTGTGTCCTCTACGAGCTGGCCAGCCTCAAGAGGGCtttcgaggctgcg AACTTGCCAGCACTGGTGCTGAAGATCATGAGCGGCACCTTTGCACCTATCTCTGACCGGTACAGCCCTGAGCTTCGCCAGCTGGTCCTGAGTCTACTCAGCCTGGAGCCTGCCCAGCGGCCACCACTCAGCCACATCATGGCACAGCCCCTCTGCATCCGTGCCCTCCTCAACCTCCACACCGACGTGGGCAGTGTCCGCATGCGGAG GGCAGAGAAGTCCGTGGCCCCCAGCAGCACAGGGAGCAGGACCACCCGTGTCCGCTGCAGAG GTATCCCCCGGGGACCTGTGAGGCCAGCCATCCCACCACCACTGTCGTCAGTGTATGCCTGGGGTGGTGGGCTGGGCACCCCCCTGCGGCTGCCAATGCTCAACACAGAGGTGGTCCAGGTGGCAGCTGGGCGCACGCAGAAAGCTGGCGTCACGCGCTCTGGGCGTCTCATCCTGTGGGAG gcCCCACCCCTAGGTGCAGGCGGAGGCAGTCTCCTCCCTGGGGCAGTGGAGCAGCCACAGCCCCAGTTCGTCTCGCGTTTCCTGGAGGGCCAGTCGGGCGTGACCATCAAGCACGTGGCCTGCGGGGACTTCTTCACTGCCTGCCTGACTG ACCGAGGCATCATCATGACATTCGGCAGCGGCAGCAATGGGTGCCTAGGCCACGGCAGCCTCACTGACATCAGCCAG CCCACCATTGTGGAGGCTTTGCTGGGCTATGAAATGGTGCAGGTGGCCTGTGGGGCCTCTCATGTGCTGGCCCTGTCCACTGAGCGAGAACTATTTGCCTGGGGCCGTGGAGACAGCG GCAGACTGGGGCTAGGCACCAGGGAGTCCCACAGCTGCCCTCAGCAGGTGCCCATGCCCCCAGGACAGGAAGCTCAGCGAGTTGTATGTGGCATCGATTCCTCCATGATcctcactgtgcctggccaagcccTAGCCTGTGGAAGCAACAG GTTCAACAAGCTGGGCCTGGACCACCTCTCCCTGGGGGAGGAGCCTGTCCCCCACCAGCAAATGGAGGAGGCCCTGAGCTTCACACTACTAGGCTCTGCACCCCTGGACCAGGAGCCTCTGCTGAGTATAGACCTGGGCACTGCTCACTCAGCTGCTGTGACTG AGGGCGAAGTGTACTCTTGGGGCAAAGGGGCGCGAGGTCGATTGGGAAGGAGGGATGAGGATGCCGGACTCCCTCGGCCAGTGCAATTGGATGAGACACACCCTTACACGGTGACTTCCGTGTCCTGTTGCCATGGAAACACCCTCCTGGCTGTTCGAT CGGTCACAGATGAGCCGGTCCCCCCCTGA